A window of the Henckelia pumila isolate YLH828 chromosome 3, ASM3356847v2, whole genome shotgun sequence genome harbors these coding sequences:
- the LOC140887843 gene encoding uncharacterized protein has translation MIEHGGQEYVDDTLSTEESLSQAQGLVPRALEKAREVKGFAGRWKIIIMKLESIPGRLSDLSSHPCFSKNTLCKEQLQAISNTLKEAIELAELCVKEKFEGKLRMQSDLDALAGKLDLNLRDCGLLIKTGVLGEVTFSSAAASASTEVDTPTYVNIRELLARLQIGHLEAKHKALDSLVEAMKDDEKNVLSVIGRSNIAALVQLLTATSPRIREKTVTVICSLAESGACENWLVSEGVLPPVIRLVESGSAVGKEKATISLQRLSMSAETARSIVGHGGVRPLIEICQTGDSVSQAAASCTLKNISAVPETRQVLAEEGIVKAMISVLNHGILLGSKEYAAECLHNITSCNDDLRRSVVSEGGLRSLLAYLDGPLPQESAVGALRNLVGSVSMEVLVSLGLLPRLVHVLKSGSLGAQQAAASAICRICTSTETKRSIGEAGCIPLLVKMLEAKANNAREVAAQAISSLMTLSHNCREVKKNNKSVPNLVALLDPSPHNTAKKYAVSCLSLLSSSKKCKKLMVSYGAIGYLKKLTEMEVPGAKKLLERLERGKLKSLFNRK, from the coding sequence ATGATTGAGCATGGAGGACAAGAATATGTGGACGATACCCTCTCAACGGAAGAATCGCTATCACAAGCACAAGGACTTGTTCCGAGGGCGTTAGAGAAGGCAAGGGAAGTTAAAGGGTTTGCTGGGCGGTGGAAGATAATAATCATGAAATTGGAATCAATTCCAGGTCGATTATCGGACTTATCTAGTCACCCTTGCTTCTCGAAGAATACTCTTTGTAAAGAGCAATTGCAGGCTATATCTAATACATTGAAGGAAGCAATTGAATTGGCGGAGTTGTGTGTGAAAGAGAAGTTCGAGGGTAAACTACGTATGCAAAGTGATCTTGATGCATTGGCCGGGAAACTCGATTTAAATTTACGTGATTGCGGGCTACTGATCAAAACCGGAGTACTCGGTGAGGTTACTTTTTCATCAGCGGCAGCAAGTGCCTCAACTGAAGTGGACACTCCAACTTACGTAAATATACGAGAGTTACTTGCTCGGCTTCAGATTGGCCATTTAGAGGCGAAGCATAAAGCTCTTGATAGCCTTGTGGAAGCCATGAAAGATGACGAAAAGAATGTGCTGTCCGTCATAGGACGAAGTAATATTGCTGCTTTAGTCCAACTGCTCACCGCCACTTCTCCAAGAATCAGAGAAAAAACTGTCACTGTCATCTGTTCACTTGCAGAATCCGGGGCTTGCGAGAATTGGCTTGTATCAGAAGGTGTTCTCCCACCCGTTATAAGGCTGGTTGAATCCGGTAGTGCCGTGGGTAAAGAAAAGGCTACAATTTCCCTCCAAAGGTTGTCCATGTCAGCTGAAACAGCTCGTTCCATAGTCGGGCATGGTGGAGTAAGGCCTTTGATTGAAATTTGTCAAACTGGTGATTCAGTTTCCCAAGCTGCTGCATCTTGTACGTTGAAAAATATTTCGGCTGTGCCAGAGACACGGCAAGTACTCGCTGAAGAAGGAATCGTGAAGGCAATGATCAGTGTTCTCAATCATGGGATTCTGCTTGGATCTAAGGAGTATGCAGCAGAATGTTTGCATAACATAACTTCATGCAACGATGATCTAAGAAGATCTGTCGTTTCAGAAGGCGGGCTGAGGAGCCTTTTAGCTTATTTAGACGGCCCACTTCCTCAAGAATCTGCAGTTGGGGCGCTAAGAAACTTGGTCGGATCAGTTTCCATGGAAGTTTTGGTTTCTTTAGGCCTTCTCCCGAGGTTGGTCCACGTGCTGAAATCTGGCTCCCTAGGTGCCCAACAAGCAGCAGCATCTGCGATTTGTCGAATTTGCACTTCAACAGAAACAAAACGATCCATTGGTGAAGCTGGATGCATCCCTCTTCTCGTGAAAATGCTGGAGGCTAAAGCTAATAATGCCAGGGAAGTTGCTGCACAAGCTATCTCGAGCTTGATGACCCTTTCCCATAACTGTCGAGAAGTTAAGAAAAACAACAAAAGTGTACCAAATTTAGTGGCCCTACTTGATCCAAGCCCTCACAACACAGCCAAAAAATATGCCGTATCTTGCCTTTCATTGCTTTCCTCGAGCAAGAAATGCAAGAAACTGATGGTTTCGTATGGGGCGATTGGTTACCTCAAGAAACTTACGGAAATGGAAGTACCAGGGGCAAAGAAACTGCTCGAACGTCTAGAACGAGGTAAACTGAAGAGCTTGTTTAACCGGAAGTAG
- the LOC140890955 gene encoding peroxisomal membrane protein 11C-like, protein MSSLDVARTELAFAILYLNKAEARDKICRAIQYGSKFLSNGEPGTAQNVDKSTSLARKVFRLFKFINDLHALISPSAPGTPLPLIFLGKSKNALLSTFLFLDQIVWLGRTGIYKDKERIELIGRVSLFSWLGASFCTSLVEIAEIRRLSSSMKKLEKELKNTNKYKNEEYRSKLKKSNERSISLVKAVMDLVVAVGLLQLAPKKITPRVTGAFGFASSLISCYQLLPPPQKAKTT, encoded by the exons ATGAGTTCTTTAGATGTTGCCAGAACAGAGCTCGCTTTTGCTATACTATATCTGAACAAGGCCGAAGCTAGGGATAAGATATGCCGGGCAATACAATATGGTTCGAAATTCTTGAGTAATGGAGAGCCTGGCACTGCACAAAATGTCGACAAATCAACTAGCTTGGCTCGAAAAGTATTTCGCTTGTTTAAG ttTATCAATGATCTACACGCTCTCATCAGTCCTAGCGCCCCAGGAACTCCACTTCCTCTGATTTTCCTGGGAAAG TCCAAAAATGCTCTTTTGTCCACCTTCCTGTTTCTGGATCAAATTGTATGGTTGGGTAGGACAGGAATCTACAAG GACAAAGAACGTATAGAACTCATTGGAAGGGTATCTCTTTTCTCTTGGTTGGGTGCTTCTTTCTGCACATCCCTGGTTGAG ATAGCAGAAATCAGGAGGCTTTCTTCTTCAATGAAGAAATTAGAGAAGGAACTGAAGAATACGAATAAATATAAG AATGAAGAATATCGAAGTAAGCTTAAAAAATCCAATGAGAGGTCGATATCCCTTGTTAAAGCAGTAATGGACTTGGTTGTTGCGGTTGGCTTGCTTCAACTGGCTCCCAAGAAAATTACTCCACGCGTAACTGGTGCCTTTGGATTTGCAAGCTCTCTCATCTCTTGCTACCAG TTGCTTCCGCCGCCGCAAAAGGCTAAGACGACCTGA